In a genomic window of Epinephelus fuscoguttatus linkage group LG23, E.fuscoguttatus.final_Chr_v1:
- the LOC125884208 gene encoding SLAM family member 8-like, with translation MSVMSYVPTFNVFCFSIDRDLPHSPPSIFFSTVMTQYDRPEEETEVVPLPTEMVGGCLSCLFTYIFVLLLGVCFYDVEASSCQRVIQKKVGDTVELSSCLPTEGVIMARWKYGSSLIAQKDGKLDENLQFKGRLDFNPSTFSLTVRELTRQDSGDYHFVSAVTGKQRGTVTITLKVHEPITKEPVVFFNSTWHPSNESCTALLKCSAPTESNVTYNWTVGNQTITGSSLEYSMRPQDGETKFTCTISNIVSEMSASKTESCSNNTAESSKPEWKFIILPSAVAGGGCMVLIIIVGVAVCVCHRKRSQAAIDSNDLTVYADITDVATEDGTTMKPCTLYETIDNRGETVTSGPQTVYDKIQFNRARKASVSPYQEVS, from the exons ATGTCTGTCATGTCTTACGTGCCTACTTTTAATGTCTTCTGCTTCTCCATTGACAGAGACCTCCCCCACTCTCCACCCTCTATTTTTTTCAGTACTGTCATGACACAGTACGATAGACCAGAAGAGGAAACAGAAGTTGTTCCTCTCCCTACAGAGATGGTTGGTGGTTGCCTGAGCTGCCTCTTCACATACATTTTTGTGCTACTTCTCGGGGTCTGCTTTTATG ATGTGGAGGCTTCCAGTTGTCAACGTGTCATCCAGAAGAAAGTTGGAGACACCGTGGAGTTGTCATCCTGCTTACCAACTGAAGGGGTCATAATGGCACGCTGGAAATATGGATCGTCATTAATTGCACAAAAAGATGGAAAACTTGATGAAAACCTTCAGTTCAAAGGCAGATTAGACTTTAACCCCTCAACCTTCAGTTTAACAGTGAGAGAACTGACTCGACAAGATTCTGGTGATTACCATTTTGTCTCTGCGGTGACTGGCAAACAGAGGGGAACAGTCACCATCACTCTGAAAGTTCATG AGCCCATTACTAAAGAGCCCGTCGTCTTTTTCAATTCCACCTGGCACCCCTCAAATGAATCCTGTACGGCTTTGCTGAAGTGCAGTGCACCCACTGAAAGCAATGTCACCTACAACTGGACGGTGGGGAACCAAACTATAACTGGCTCCAGCCTGGAATACAGCATGCGACCTCAGGACGGAGAAACCAAATTCACCTGCACTATTTCCAACATTGTCAGTGAGATGTCAGCATCCAAAACCGAGAGTTGCAGTAACAATACAGCTGAGTCGTCTAAACCAG AATGGAAATTTATCATTCTTCCGAGTGCGGTGGCAGGAGGAGGTTGTATGGTGCTAATCATAATAGTTGGagtagctgtgtgtgtttgtcaccgCAAACGAAGCCAAGCAG CTATTGACTCAAATGACCTCACCGTCTACGCTGATATCACTGATGTTGCAACTGAGGAT GGCACTACCATGAAGCCATGCACGCTGTATGAAACCATCGATAACAGAGGCGAAACAGTCACAAGTGGG CCCCAGACCGTGTACGACAAGATCCAGTTTAATCGGGCAAGGAAGGCCTCGGTGTCACCCTATCAGGAAGTGTCCTGA